ATTAAGCGCTTTCCTGATTTTTCGCTTAAAATAAGACCTTGTTTATATTTTTACAAATGCACCTGATAGGAATCGAACCTACGCACGCAGCTCCGGAGGCCACTGCTCTATCCACTGAGCTACAGGTGCAACAGTGATATTTTACTACAGAATATGGGGAACTGCAAGCACTTATTTCAGTTTTGGTTGATTTTTATGTAATATTTTGTTAAAATATACGGAGACTTTGGTTAATAAATATCCAATCATAGGAGGATACAGCCGGAATGCAAAGAAGAAGAGAGAATATGCCCTTGGGCGGATTTGATTTACAGAGAGCCGTCCGTCTGCTGGTAATTCCCCTTATTGTTATTATTCTGATTTTCGTCATTGTGATTATGGACAAGTCTCCAAAGGCAGAGGAAGCGGACGCAGATCCTTCTGTATCTGAGATATCTACAGATATAGAGGGAGATTCTGGAAGCAATGCTGAGGACGGCGGCGAAGCCGGCAGTTCGGATTCTGAAAATCAGGATCAGGACGCAGAGAATGGCGATGAACTGAAAAAGGATGCAATACCAGAAATAAACGCTCTTATGGAAGAGTATTGTGCTGCAAAGGTAAGCTGTGATGCAGAAACAATGTACCGTTTGTACGGAAAGACTGATATGACAGGTGTAGAGGACCTACAGGAGAAAATGCAGTGGAGAGCAAAATATATTGACTCCTTCCAGAACATTGTCTGTTATACTGCGCCTGGTCTGGATGAAAATTCCTATGTAGTTTATGTGAGAACTGATATTAAGTTCCGTGTGACAGATACTTTGGCTCCCAATTTAATGTGGTGCTATGTAACAAAAGATGAAAGTGGCAACTTTTATATTGTGGAGGATGTTTCAGATGAGATTCTAAAGTATGTGGCTCAGATCGAGCAGACAGAGAGCGTCCGCCTGCTGGCAGCTCAGATGAATATAGAGCTGGAGGAGGCTGTGGCCTCAGATACAAAGCTGGCCAGCGCTTACGGCATGTTAAGAGATGGCTCAGATGAGACAGAAGAAAATCTGCTTCAGCCTGCCACGGAGGCTTCTGTGGAGGAAAGCAGTTCCTCTGAGGAACAAAGCCAGGCAGAAGGAGAAAGCGCTGCTTTAGAGGACACTGAGCAGGCCTTGGAAAGTAATCAGGAAACAGAGGCGCCGTCTGAAACTGGCGCAGAATAAAACTGTGAAAAAGCAAAAGCGTACAGGGGGCTGCTGCAGGTTGACATGATTCGCCTGCGGCGGCTTTCTTTCACATAAAGACAGGAGAAAAACTATGAATGTAAAAGACTTTTATTTTGATTTGCCTGAGGAGCTAATTGCCCAGGACCCTTTAGAGGACCGTTCCTCCTCAAGACTTTTGGTGTTAGATAAACATACGGGGGAGGTAGAGCACAAAGTATTCCGGGATATTTTATCTTACTTAAAAAAAGGAGATTGCCTGGTGATTAATGACACTAAGGTAATTCCGGCCCGTTTGTTTGGGACTAAAACAGATACTGAAGCAAAGATTGAGGTTCTGCTTTTAAAAAGAAAGGAAAAGGATATTTGGGAAGTACTTGTAAAACCAGGAAAAAAGGCCAGACCGGGGGCTGAGATTTCTTTTGGAGGCGGATTATTAAAAGGAAAGATTATAGATGTGGTAGATGAGGGAAATAGATTAATTCAATTTTCCTACGAAGGGATTTTTGAAGAAATATTAGACCAGCTGGGGCAGATGCCCCTGCCTCCTTATATCACTCATCAGCTGCAGGACAAAAACAGATACCAGACTGTATATGCAAAGCACGACGGCTCTGCAGCGGCGCCTACAGCAGGACTTCATTTTACAAAGGAGCTGCTGCAGCAGATAAAAGAAAAAGGGGTGGAAATCGCCCATGTAACCTTACATGTAGGTTTAGGCACCTTCCGGCCTGTAAAGGTGGAAAATGTATTGGATCACCACATGCATTCAGAGTTTTATATGGTGGAGGAATCAGAGGCGGAGAAAATTAATTCTGCAAAAAAACAGGGAGGCAGAGTGATCTGCGTAGGAACCACCAGCTGCCGGACCTTAGAATCAGCCGCTGGAGAGGACGGAGTATTAAAGCCAGGCAGCGGATGGACAGATATTTTTATTTATCCAGGCTATAAATTTAAAATCTTAGATGCCTTAATTACAAATTTCCACTTACCTGAATCCACTTTAGTAATGTTAGTTTCCGCCCTGGCAGGCAGAGATTATGTGCTGTCGGCTTATGAGAAGGCAATTCAGGAGAAGTACAGATTCTTTAGCTTTGGGGATGCGATGTTTATTCAATAGTAATCTGCGCTATCAGTGGGCAGAGAAGGATAAGCGAGGAATAAACAATATGAGTCAGGAGAAAATAATATGGAAGAAATGCGCCTGAACAAATTTTTAAGTGATTCAGGAATCTGTTCCAGGAGAGAGGCAGACAGGCTGATTGAGGCCGGAGAAGTAACTGTGGACGGGAAAACTGCAGTTATGGGGATGAAGGTAACTGGCGCAGAGAGGATTGTGTGCAGGGGAGCGGCTGTCAGTGAAAAAAAGAAGGATAAGCCGGTGCTTTTGGCAGTAAATAAGCCGAAAGGAATTGTGTGCACCACAACAGATAAAGACAGAGCCCCTAATATAGTAGAATATTTACAATACCCTGTAAGAATATATCCAGTAGGCCGTTTAGATAAAGACTCTACAGGACTGATTCTGATGACAAATCAAGGGGATATTGTAAATAAAATTCTTAGAGGAAGCAACAACCATGAAAAAGAGTACATGGTTCGGGTAAATCAGCCTTTGACAGAAGAATTTTTAAAGAAAATGAGGTCAGGGGTGGAAATTTTAGATACAGTGACAAAACCTTGCTTTGTAGAAAAGACAGGAGGATATACCTTCCGCATCATTCTCACCCAGGGGCTGAACAGGCAAATACGAAGAATGTGCCAGGCATTAGGCTACAGGGTAGTGGCTTTAAAAAGAGTGCGGATTATGAATATCAGACTGGGAGATTTAAAGCTGGGAGAATACAGGGAGATAACGGCAGAAGAAATGGAAGAGCTGGAGAGGCTGCTTTCCGGCTCGTCTAATTTGCCAGGTAAGGCTGAAAACAGAAAAAAGGAAAGTGAAAGGAAAATAGTAAAGGACAGAATATGGAAGAAAAAATCCTGAAAATGAAAGAGCTGATTAAAACCCTGAATGAAGCCGGAAAGGCTTATTATCAGGAAAGCCGGGAGCTGATGAGCAATTACGAGTACGATAAACTGTATGACCAGCTGACAGATCTGGAGAAAGAAACAGGAATTATTTTTTCAAACAGCCCAACTCAAAAGGTTGGATATCAGGTGCTTAGCCAGCTGCCAAAGGAGACCCATGACAGCCCTATGCTGTCTTTAAATAAGACAAAAAGCGTGGAAGAGCTGGGGCAGTGGCTGGGAGATAAAGAAGGGCTGTTGTCCTGGAAAATGGACGGGCTTACTATTGTACTTACCTACGAGGGAGGAGTTCTCAGTAAGGCTGTTACAAGAGGAAATGGGGAGATCGGCGAGGTTATCACCAACAATGCCAAGGCCTTTGCTAACCTGCCCTTAAATATCAGCTATAAGGGACAGCTGATTTTACGTGGGGAAGCTGTTATAAAATATTCTGATTTTAAGAAAATCAACGAGGAAATTCAGGATGTAGACGCCAGATATAAAAATCCCAGAAATCTTTGCAGCGGCTCAGTAAGACAGTTAAACAGCCAGATTACAGCTGAGAGAAACGTTCATTTTTTTGCCTTTGCTTTAGTGCAGGCTGAGGGAGTGGATTTTCATAATTCCAGAAACCGGCAGTTTCAGTGGCTGAAACACCAGGGATTTGAAACTGTAGAATGGAAAATGGTAACAGGGGAGAATCTTTCTGAAAAGATACAGGAATTTGCTCATGCAGTGGAAAAAAATGACGTTCCGTCTGACGGGCTGGTGCTGTTATTTGACGACATTGAATACGGCCGCTCCTTAGGCAGAACAGCCAAGTTTCCAAGGGATTCTATTGCTTTTAAATGGGCAGATGAAACTCAGGAGACAAAGCTGAGTTATATTGAGTGGAGCGCTTCCAGAACAGGGCTGATTAATCCTGTGGCAGTATTTGAGCCAGTAGAACTGGAGGGAACTACAGTCAGCCGCGCCAGTGTTCACAACATTAGTATTATGGAGTCTTTGCAGCTGGGAGAGGGAGATCAAATTACAGTATATAAGGCCAATATGATTATTCCCCAGATTGCAGAGAACCTGACAAGAAGCGGAGTAAAAAATATTCCCACAGAATGTCCGGTGTGCGGGGGGCCTACAGAAATCAGACAGGTTAACGATGTAAAATCCCTTTACTGCACAAATCCAGACTGTCAGGCAAAGAAAATAAAAAGCTTTACTTTATTTGTCAGCAGAGACGCTTTAAATATTGACGGGCTTTCTGAAGCTACCCTGGAAAAGTTTATCGGGGAAGGATTTATCCACGAATACGCTGATATATTTCACTTAGACAGACATAAAGAAGCGATTGTAGAAATGGAAGGCTTTGGGCAGAAGTCTTACGACAATTTAATTGAAGCGGTGAAAAAAGCTTCCGCCACCACCTTGCCCAGACTGATTTACGGGTTGGGAATAACAGGCATTGGAGTTGCCAACGCAAAAGTACTTTGCCGCCATTTCCATTATGATTTCCAGGCAATGAGAGCCGCCAAAGAGGAAGAATTGGTGGAGGTAGACGGAATCGGAGCTGTGTTGGCAGAGGGCTGGTGCAGCTTCTTTGCTTCAGAAAAAAATAATAAGATTGTAGACCATCTCCTTAGTGAGCTGACCATTGAAAATGAAGATATAGAAGATGAGGAAGAGCAGGTATTCCAGGGAAAGAACTTCGTGGTAACTGGTTCTGTAGAGAAATTTTCCAACAGAAAGGAACTGCAGGCCTTTATTGAGGCGAAAGGCGGAAAGGTAACTGGCTCTGTCACTGCCAAAACCTCTTATTTGATTAATAATGACGCGACTTCCGGATCTTCAAAAAATAAAAAGGCAAAAGAATTGGGAATCCCTATTTTGACAGAGGAAGATTTTTTAAAGCTTCTTACAGAAGGGGAAGGTTAGTCTTTGATTTTTGCACTTATCTGTGATATGATGGCATACAGAAAATATAGAAAACGAGGGAATTGACGCACATGCCCATTAAAGTACAAAACGGGCTTCCGGCCAAAACTGCGCTGGAGGCAGAAAATATATTTGTTATGGACGAAGCCAGGGCTTTAAGCCAGGACATTCGTCCACTGGAAATTTTAATTTTAAATCTCATGCCGTTAAAGGAAGAAACGGAGCTGCAGCTTTTGAGGGTAATGTCTAACACTCCTTTGCAGGTAAACTGTACGTTCCTCATGGTATCCAGCCACGTGGCTAAAAATACTTCTGCCAGTCATTTAAATCAGTTTTATGTATACTTTGACGATATAAAAAAGAAAAAGTTTGACGGTATGATTATTACAGGAGCGCCTGTGGAAAATATGGAATACGAGCAGGTGCATTACTGGGAAGAGCTGACTAAGATTATGGAGTGGAGCAAGCGCCATGTAACCTCTACTATGCATATTTGCTGGGGGGCTCAGGCCGGTTTATATTATCATTATGGAATTCCTAAATACAACAGAAAAGAAAAGCTGTCAGGAGTGTACAGCCACAAGGTGATTCACAGAAAAGTGCCTTTGGTGCGCAGTATGGACGATATATTTTTGT
The window above is part of the Lachnoclostridium edouardi genome. Proteins encoded here:
- the ligA gene encoding NAD-dependent DNA ligase LigA — encoded protein: MEEKILKMKELIKTLNEAGKAYYQESRELMSNYEYDKLYDQLTDLEKETGIIFSNSPTQKVGYQVLSQLPKETHDSPMLSLNKTKSVEELGQWLGDKEGLLSWKMDGLTIVLTYEGGVLSKAVTRGNGEIGEVITNNAKAFANLPLNISYKGQLILRGEAVIKYSDFKKINEEIQDVDARYKNPRNLCSGSVRQLNSQITAERNVHFFAFALVQAEGVDFHNSRNRQFQWLKHQGFETVEWKMVTGENLSEKIQEFAHAVEKNDVPSDGLVLLFDDIEYGRSLGRTAKFPRDSIAFKWADETQETKLSYIEWSASRTGLINPVAVFEPVELEGTTVSRASVHNISIMESLQLGEGDQITVYKANMIIPQIAENLTRSGVKNIPTECPVCGGPTEIRQVNDVKSLYCTNPDCQAKKIKSFTLFVSRDALNIDGLSEATLEKFIGEGFIHEYADIFHLDRHKEAIVEMEGFGQKSYDNLIEAVKKASATTLPRLIYGLGITGIGVANAKVLCRHFHYDFQAMRAAKEEELVEVDGIGAVLAEGWCSFFASEKNNKIVDHLLSELTIENEDIEDEEEQVFQGKNFVVTGSVEKFSNRKELQAFIEAKGGKVTGSVTAKTSYLINNDATSGSSKNKKAKELGIPILTEEDFLKLLTEGEG
- the metA gene encoding homoserine O-acetyltransferase MetA, translating into MPIKVQNGLPAKTALEAENIFVMDEARALSQDIRPLEILILNLMPLKEETELQLLRVMSNTPLQVNCTFLMVSSHVAKNTSASHLNQFYVYFDDIKKKKFDGMIITGAPVENMEYEQVHYWEELTKIMEWSKRHVTSTMHICWGAQAGLYYHYGIPKYNRKEKLSGVYSHKVIHRKVPLVRSMDDIFLCPHSRYTEVRREDIEKQPGLEILAESEEAGILIVISKDGRQVFVQGHPEYDRMTLAGEYHRDLERGLNPKVPCNYYENNDPFSTPLLNWRNFSGTLYSNWLNYYVYQVTPYLLDSEE
- a CDS encoding pseudouridine synthase gives rise to the protein MEEMRLNKFLSDSGICSRREADRLIEAGEVTVDGKTAVMGMKVTGAERIVCRGAAVSEKKKDKPVLLAVNKPKGIVCTTTDKDRAPNIVEYLQYPVRIYPVGRLDKDSTGLILMTNQGDIVNKILRGSNNHEKEYMVRVNQPLTEEFLKKMRSGVEILDTVTKPCFVEKTGGYTFRIILTQGLNRQIRRMCQALGYRVVALKRVRIMNIRLGDLKLGEYREITAEEMEELERLLSGSSNLPGKAENRKKESERKIVKDRIWKKKS
- the queA gene encoding tRNA preQ1(34) S-adenosylmethionine ribosyltransferase-isomerase QueA — encoded protein: MNVKDFYFDLPEELIAQDPLEDRSSSRLLVLDKHTGEVEHKVFRDILSYLKKGDCLVINDTKVIPARLFGTKTDTEAKIEVLLLKRKEKDIWEVLVKPGKKARPGAEISFGGGLLKGKIIDVVDEGNRLIQFSYEGIFEEILDQLGQMPLPPYITHQLQDKNRYQTVYAKHDGSAAAPTAGLHFTKELLQQIKEKGVEIAHVTLHVGLGTFRPVKVENVLDHHMHSEFYMVEESEAEKINSAKKQGGRVICVGTTSCRTLESAAGEDGVLKPGSGWTDIFIYPGYKFKILDALITNFHLPESTLVMLVSALAGRDYVLSAYEKAIQEKYRFFSFGDAMFIQ